A portion of the Salminus brasiliensis chromosome 9, fSalBra1.hap2, whole genome shotgun sequence genome contains these proteins:
- the cd248a gene encoding CD248 molecule, endosialin a: MWDSFELVSRSLLKVVKEVPEPQRRSKRETEREGQRERETAVRRMGSPVLSGATLLSVLLYLSSVLTQDLRDRDAQCNEDSCLVLYWQRKIFLDAWRSCKHEGGNLVTIKSPEEANAVDTLFSKMELREDQRVRVWIGLQRQPRKCSASRPMRGFSWITGEQDTQYTNWEQEDSPNTCSVPRCVSISYGAAPWERHNNLKWKDGPCSVPVDAYLCKYTFPGMCQAIRNEGRGNTLYTTPFHLVTAFLSHIPFGSVATVPCPTQDQTVLCTHREDETVGWNRDPPFCSDGPKTSWCHEDRGGCHHRCVEGGERYYCDCNEGFVLAQDGMTCVQIDPCQGSPCEFECLAVMDSYRCACPEGYMLAPDERGCLDVNECLQSPCEHLCINAPGTFECRCRDGYLPDEEGNCEDVDECVNAPCEHACENVMGSYICHCHLGFAPLPEDSSHCHDVDECQIEGTCEQMCINYNGGFDCYCKEGYEISENLYSCVPIGEGTRATASYPWITHLPDSMWKLQGPEYPWSQGSDSDYETETEAESLDWLTELPNVVPTDFWLLSNARQDATATETTTESLPGIINVELGDLDPQKVSSEASLTSTTLTPLSDYYEDESTTVTRAPPTPTMTFSPTPTEESYDSNANNDNYDYESTTSEPELPPFSQELPSTQGTGGTPKDGSNSPFITKRTYEYSDPTPTEGSYDSTATTDNSHSHKSPKDGSNSDQQTEGSSWLLVGLLVPLCIFIVVMIVLGVIYCTQCTAKPQNKNATDCYHWIAGAGDKAAADMAGGGITKV, from the coding sequence ATGTGGGATAGCTTTGAACTTGTTAGTCGTTCACTGCTAAAGGTAGTGAAAGAAGTCCCAGAGCCACAGAGAAGAAGTaaaagagagacggagagagagggacagagagagagagagacagctgtgAGAAGAATGGGCTCTCCTGTGCTCTCTGGTGCGACCCTACTCTCTGTACTTCTGTATCTCTCCAGCGTGTTGACTCAGGACTTGAGGGACCGAGATGCCCAGTGCAATGAGGACAGCTGTTTGGTGCTCTACTGGCAGCGCAAGATCTTTCTGGACGCCTGGCGCAGCTGCAAGCACGAGGGTGGCAATCTGGTCACCATCAAGAGCCCGGAGGAGGCGAATGCAGTGGACACTCTCTTCTCAAAAATGGAACTGAGGGAGGACcagcgtgtgcgtgtgtggatTGGTTTGCAGAGGCAGCCCCGCAAGTGCTCGGCCAGCCGTCCCATGCGGGGCTTCTCCTGGATCACAGGAGAGCAGGACACCCAGTACACCAACTGGGAGCAGGAGGACTCCCCAAACACCTGTTCAGTTCCTCGCTGTGTGAGCATCAGTTATGGTGCTGCTCCATGGGAACGCCACAACAACCTGAAGTGGAAGGATGGACCCTGCTCAGTCCCTGTGGATGCCTATTTGTGCAAGTACACTTTTCCTGGTATGTGCCAAGCTATTAGAAATGAAGGCCGTGGAAATACACTGTATACCACCCCATTTCACCTGGTCACTGCCTTTCTGAGCCACATCCCATTTGGGTCAGTGGCAACTGTGCCCTGCCCTACCCAAGACCAGACAGTGCTGTGTACTCACAGAGAGGACGAAACTGTGGGTTGGAACAGAGACCCACCTTTCTGTTCTGATGGCCCCAAGACAAGCTGGTGCCACGAGGACAGGGGTGGATGCCACCACCGCTGTGTGGAAGGTGGAGAGCGTTACTACTGTGATTGCAATGAAGGTTTCGTCCTGGCTCAAGACGGAATGACCTGCGTTCAGATCGATCCCTGTCAGGGATCTCCCTGTGAATTTGAATGTCTGGCAGTGATGGACAGTTATCGCTGTGCCTGCCCTGAGGGCTACATGTTAGCACCAGATGAACGGGGATGTCTCGACGTGAATGAATGCCTACAGAGCCCGTGCGAGCACCTCTGCATAAACGCACCAGGCACCTTTGAGTGCCGTTGTCGCGATGGCTATCTTCCAGATGAAGAAGGCAATTGTGAGGATGTAGACGAGTGTGTCAACGCTCCGTGTGAACATGCCTGTGAGAATGTAATGGGCTCTTACATTTGCCACTGCCACCTTGGCTTTGCTCCTCTGCCAGAGGACTCAAGCCACTGCCATGATGTTGACGAATGTCAGATTGAAGGAACTTGTGAGCAGATGTGCATCAATTACAATGGGGGCTTTGATTGCTACTGTAAAGAGGGTTATGAAATCAGTGAGAACCTCTATTCATGTGTTCCCATCGGTGAGGGTACCCGAGCAACTGCTTCCTACCCTTGGATAACACATCTTCCTGACTCTATGTGGAAACTTCAAGGCCCAGAGTATCCCTGGTCCCAGGGGTCTGACTCTGACTatgagactgagactgaggCTGAGTCCCTGGATTGGCTCACAGAGCTTCCTAATGTGGTTCCTACAGATTTTTGGTTGCTAAGTAATGCCCGACAGGACGCAACTGCTACTGAAACTACAACTGAAAGCCTCCCTGGGATCATTAATGTGGAACTGGGTGACTTAGATCCACAAAAAGTTTCATCAGAAGCCTCCTTAACCTCTACAACTTTAACTCCACTGTCTGACTACTATGAAGATGAGAGTACCACGGTAaccagagcgccccctacgcccACTATGACTTTTAGTCCTACTCCTACAGAGGAATCTTATGACAGCAATGCTAATAATGACAACTATGACTATGAATCAACAACGTCTGAACCAGAATTGCCACCCTTCTCCCAGGAGCTCCCATCTACTCAAGGAACAGGGGGAACTCCCAAGGATGGCAGCAACAGCCCTTTCATAACCAAAAGAACATATGAATATTCTGATCCTACTCCTACAGAGGGATCGTATGACAGCACTGCTACTACTGACAATTCTCACTCTCACAAATCACCCAAAGATGGCAGCAACAGCGACCAACAGACGGAAGGTAGCAGCTGGCTGCTAGTGGGATTGTTGGTGCCTCTCTGTATCTTCATTGTGGTGATGATAGTGTTGGGTGTTATCTACTGTACCCAATGCACTGCCAAGCCACAGAACAAGAATGCTACTGACTGTTACCACTGGATTGCCGGTGCTGGTGACAAAGCAGCTGCAGACATGGCAGGAGGTGGTATAACTAAGGTGTAG